A genomic window from Daphnia carinata strain CSIRO-1 chromosome 9, CSIRO_AGI_Dcar_HiC_V3, whole genome shotgun sequence includes:
- the LOC130697833 gene encoding SNARE-associated protein Snapin-like isoform X2 produces MEDGTSTCTSADGTEDFGDNPTRDSLTEGILNLLKPTVDCLENSIRNTRQSQAELRTQIENLSVELRVIAQNQQSPINLESYIKKLLDARKRITIVNSILQNAQDRLNKIHQLAAKEIVKNQSSENPLHDG; encoded by the exons ATGGAAGACGGAACGTCAACTTGTACTTCTGCTGATGGAACGGAAGATTTTGGTGATAACCCCACACGAGATTCGTTGACAGAAGGCATTCTAAACTTACTCAAACCTACAGTTGATTGCCTGGAAAACTCCATAAGAAATACTAG GCAAAGCCAAGCTGAGCTTCGCACTCAAATAGAAAATTTGTCGGTAGAGCTTAGAGTGATAGCGCAGAATCAGCAGTCTCCCATCAACTTAGAATCATATATAAAGAAATTGTTGGATGCTAGGAAAAGGATTACAATAGTCAACAGCATCCTTCAAAATGCTCAA GATCGCTTGAATAAAATTCATCAACTGGCAGCAAAAGAAATAGTGAAAAACCAATCTTCAGAGAATCCCTTGCATGATGGATAA
- the LOC130697833 gene encoding methyltransferase N6AMT1-like isoform X1, whose product MMDKIETPDLSHLSSSDYENVYEPAEDSFLMLDALESEIPYIKAIKPTICLEIGSGSGIVLTGLAKCLGSGCAYLSVDINSHAARVTHRTAARNSVSLEVVNCDLVGPMLSRIQNEIDVLVFNPPYVPTDESEIDPKSPIALSWAGGLRGRRVMDRLFPLIPHIMSANGIFYLLIVKENDEDDICKVMKSYKWHGSVIVERKAGREYLKVLKFKHVKM is encoded by the coding sequence ATGATGGATAAGATAGAAACACCAGATCTATCCCATTTAAGCAGCAGTGACTATGAAAATGTCTATGAACCAGCAGAAGACTCTTTTTTGATGCTTGATGCCCTGGAATCTGAAATTCCATACATCAAAGCCATTAAACCAACCATCTGTCTTGAAATAGGCTCAGGGTCTGGAATAGTGTTGACTGGATTAGCCAAATGTCTTGGTTCTGGCTGTGCCTATCTCAGTGTGGATATTAATTCACATGCTGCCCGAGTGACTCATAGAACTGCTGCTAGAAACAGTGTCAGCCTGGAGGTTGTTAACTGTGACTTGGTAGGACCCATGTTATCCCGAATTCAGAATGAAATTGATGTGCTAGTGTTTAATCCCCCGTACGTTCCAACTGATGAAAGTGAAATTGATCCGAAGTCACCCATCGCTTTATCTTGGGCGGGTGGGCTTCGCGGTAGAAGAGTTATGGATCGTCTTTTCCCCCTTATACCGCACATCATGTCGGCTAATGGTATATTCTATTTGCTTattgtgaaagaaaatgatgaagatgatATTTGTAAAGTCATGAAGTCTTACAAGTGGCATGGTTCAGTAATAGTGGAGCGTAAAGCTGGGCGCGAATATTTGAAGGTACTTAAATTTAAACAtgtcaaaatgtaa
- the LOC130697812 gene encoding probable deoxyhypusine synthase, whose protein sequence is MESNTNERDTAPQKAADAVFVPTQEHGFNNKVQGYDWSQGLDYGKLIGSYITTGFQATTFGLAVNEVNKMLAKRIEPIPESLGLDEFEEDLFIKRKSNCTIFLGYTSNMCSSGIRDTIKFLVQNKLVDCIVTTAGGVEEDFIKCLAPTFVGTFELKGSTLRESGINRIGNLVIPNDNYCKFEDWVMPLLDEMVAEQKEKGTKWTPSRIIEKLGRAINNPESVYYWAAVNNIPVFSPALTDGSLGDMMYFHSYKNPGLVVDILEDLKRLNTMAVKASNSGMVILGGGLIKHHICNANLMRNGADFAVFINTACDFDGSDSGAKPDEAVSWGKIKKDATPVKVCADASLVFPILVAETFAKHHFSSTSK, encoded by the exons ATGGAATCCAATACTAACGAAAGAGACACTGCCCCACAAAAAGCTGCAGATGCTGTATTCGTCCCTACTCAGGAACATGGATTCAACAATAAAGTGCAAG gGTATGATTGGAGCCAGGGTTTGGACTATGGAAAACTTATCGGATCATACATAACAACTGGATTCCAGGCAACAACCTTTGGACTTGCAGTAAATGAAGTCAATAAGATG CTTGCAAAAAGAATAGAACCTATCCCAGAGAGCCTTGGTTTAGATGAGTTTGAGGAAGACTTGTTCATCAAGAGGAAATCAAACtgcacaatttttttaggCTACACTTCAAATATGTGCTCATCTGGTATTCGCGACACCATTAAATTCTTGGTGCAAAATAAACTGGTGGACTGTATCGTAACCACTGCCGGCGGCGTAGAAGAGGATTTCATCAAGTGCCTTGCCCCGACTTTCGTAGGCACTTTCGAATTGAAGGGGTCCACGTTGAGAGAGAGTGGAATTAACAGGATTGGCAATTTGGTCATTCCTAACGACAACTATTGCAAGTTTGAAGATTGGGTAATGCCTTTGCTTGACGAAATGGTAGCAGaacaaaaggagaaaggaACAAAATGGACACCTTCGAGAATCATCGAAAAACTGGGTAGAGCAATCAACAATCCAGAATCAGTCTATTACTGGGCTGCTGTCAACAATATTCCCGTCTTCAGTCCGGCTTTAACCGATGGAAGTTTGGGAGACATGATGTATTTCCATTCTTACAAGAACCCAGGTCTCGTTGTAGACATTCTTGAAGACCTCAAGAGGCTCAACACGATGGCCGTCAAAGCTTCCAATTCCGGAATGGTCATTTTGGGCGGTGGTCTCATTAAACATCACATTTGCAACGCCAACCTTATg AGGAACGGTGCAGATTTTGCTGTTTTTATCAACACAGCTTGCGACTTTGACGGAAGTGACAGCGGAGCCAAACCAGATGAAGCAGTATCATGGGGAAAAATTAAGAAAGATGCTACACCAGTGAAG GTCTGTGCAGATGCTAGTCTTGTTTTTCCGATTCTGGTGGCAGAGACATTCGCTAAACATCATTTTTCATCAACTTCCAAATAA
- the LOC130697809 gene encoding snRNA-activating protein complex subunit 3-like, which produces MEETYPVESYPYVSQSFKCHDYFTEYKKVLSQTLYKQEAELEAKSTMLEKIACMMGISLSECTDLEQKCSISQLENESQPVDPLELKVRSETMRTDDKLQKATRTLATAVELKAIKAHPLQYEKKLRDLKKMSIPTFKQEPNPSPEVKLPKEFVLIARVFRPFRSHMGSHTVAHGQDFMLLGSQSLVDFRDKIKCMNDDLPVGEAGLIKDHIKSGMFFFGNTFYYDGRSLTNINYGEVIERWAKEKPEMKLGPFENRDMAECKISDLEVRLGFPYVFMHLGNCEHLVTFLDARLMDSEDLQNFDEYPLVVETENEIMYCFACDVHDSSYYVDDDQMPTKPVNLCEHCFEVFYKRNGVVPPSTKEVYYCKFPRKATIEEKSEEISESSD; this is translated from the exons atggaagaaacgTACCCCGTAGAGAGCTATCCTTACGTTTCGCAGTCATTCAAATGTCATGATTACTTCACAGAATACAAAAAAGTCTTGAGTCAAACACTGTACAAGCAAGAAGCTGAACTTGAAGCCAAAAGCACAATGTTAGAAAAAATTGCCTGTATGATGGGTATAAGTCTTAGTGAATGCACAGACTTGGAACAAAAATGCAG CATATCACAGcttgaaaatgaaagccaGCCTGTAGACCCATTGGAACTCAAAGTCAGATCAGAAACCATGc GCACTGATGATAAGTTGCAGAAAGCTACCAGAACTTTGGCAACTGCAGTTGAATTAAAGGCTATTAAGGCACATCCATTGCAATATGAGAAGAAACTCAgagatctaaaaaaaatgtcaatacCCACATTC AAACAAGAGCCTAACCCATCTCCTGAAGTCAAATTACCCAAAGAATTTGTGTTGATTGCCAGAGTGTTTAGGCCTTTCAGAAGCCACATGGGTTCACACAC AGTTGCACATGGGCAGGACTTTATGTTACTTGGTTCCCAAAGTTTGGTTGACTTCAGAGATAAAATAAAG TGCATGAACGACGATCTACCGGTTGGAGAAGCAGGACTGAtaaag GATCACATCAAGTCGGGAATGTTCTTTTTCGGGAATACATTCTATTATGATGGTCGATCCCTGACGAATATCAATTATGGTGAGGTGATAGAACGATGGGCTAAAGAGAAACCAGAAATGAAGTTGGGTCCATTTGAAAATCGAGACATGGCAGAATGTAAGATTTCCGATCTAGAGGTACGCCTCGGCTTCCCTTACGTCTTTATGCATCTTGGCAATTGCGAACATCTCGTCACTTTTTTGGATGCAAG GCTTATGGACTCGGAAGATTTACAAAACTTTGACGAATATCCGCTCGTCGTGGAAACGGAAAACGAAATCATGTACTGTTTTGCTTGCGATGTCCATGATTCTAG CTATTACGTTGACGACGATCAGATGCCCACAAAACCGGTGAACTTGTGTGAACATTGTTTTGAAgtattttacaaaagaaacGGTGTCGTGCCGCCCAGCACTAAAGAAGTCTATTATTGCAAGTTCCCCAGAAAAGCAACAATCGAAGAAAAATCTGAGGAAATCTCAGAGTCCTCTGACTAA
- the LOC130697798 gene encoding neither inactivation nor afterpotential protein G-like isoform X2 — protein sequence MKLSWKQGLSVWAATTSCLLLAVWLRYYLTDNGFIKEPNQTYDYIVVGAGTSGCVLAAKLAASDSKILVIEAGGEPPWYSWIPIVAPILQGSEQYDWRFRTVPQKFAAGALHGNQAFWPQGKMVGGSGQMNFLIHATGSPSDYDSWKVPGWDSHTMKKALDRLTCWTKGIVKPFVARPSFLLDGESEMCSAPVLAENSTSCSENAQHFQCPSAAVKLQRVNATEKPLLKAFLDAGRACGHSVSEMDRWSDTGSFMASHNTIEGKAGQRWSTYQSHLMPAMKHYSNLHVLTKSSVTKLVWRRNKVIGIQYLDADGRIKHVKAGKEVLLSAGTIKTTQILQQSGIGPPHVLEPLDIPMKAELPVGENLQDHLQIPLFVELNASVSLNIVKMLHPRQFWNYMVHGKGALATSGIEGIATLTKKREDGKPSKPYGMLILFNMGSINADVYTSVANIKKEAFHRWFPKSSSLSQEGFVLISICLHPRSRGHIRITSPDPMQPPEIDPAYLSNDYDVQCSIDTIKEGVELLNTDSFRALGARVHWPTFPECGSKQGIDNQRYLECLVRMAALTMYHPAGTATMGHKDNPDAVVDPELRVRGVNGLRVVDASVLPRLPSGPPNSVLVAMAERAADFIINKH from the exons ATGAAACTGTCTTGGAAGcaag gaTTGAGTGTTTGGGCAGCCACGACTTCCTGTCTGCTTTTAGCTGTATGGCTCCGTTACTACCTGACGGATAATGGTTTCATTAAGGAACCCAATCAGACGTACGATTACATCGTTGTCGGTGCTGGAACGTCAGGCTGCGTACTGGCCGCTAAACTGGCGGCATCAGACAGCAAAATCCTAGTGATAGAAGCGGGTGGCGAACCGCCATGGTACAGTTGGATCCCTATCGTTGCACCCATTCTTCAAGGCTCCGAACAGTACGACTGGAGATTCCGCACCGTTCCACAGAAATTCGCAGCTGGAGCGCTCCACGGCAAT CAAGCCTTCTGGCCGCAAGGTAAAATG GTTGGTGGTAGTGGCCAAATGAATTTTCTAATTCACGCTACGGGATCGCCCTCTGATTATGACTCGTGGAAAGTTCCTGGTTGGGATTCACATACAATGAAAAAAGCATTGGACAGACTGACATGTTGGACAAAGGGCATTGTAAAACCTTTCGTTGCACGTCCTTCGTTTCTATTAGATGGTGAATCCGAAATGTGCAGTGCTCCCGTATTGGCTG AAAATTCAACATCTTGCAGCGAAAACGCCCAGCATTTTCAGTGCCCCTCAGCGGCCGTTAAATTGCAACGTGTTAACGCCACTGAAAAACCACTTCTCAAGGCTTTCTTAGACGCTGGACGAGCCTGTGGCCATTCAGTGTCCGAAATGGATCGATGGAGTGATACTGGATCTTTCATGGCTTCTCATAACACTATAGAAGGAAAGGCAGGCCAGCGTTGGAGTACGTACCAGAGCCACTTGATGCCAGCCATGAAGCACTACAGTAATTTGCACGTCTTGACAAAGTCTTCTGTTACCAAACTTGTTTGGAGGCGAAATAAGGTTATTGGGATTCAATATCTGGACGCTGATGGGCGGATCAAGCATGTTAAAGCAGGCAAAGAGGTCCTTCTCTCAGCTGGAACCATTAAAACCACTCAGATACTTCAACAGTCCGGCATCGGACCACCACACGTACTGGAACCCTTAGAC ATACCTATGAAAGCTGAGCTTCCAGTAGGAGAAAATCTTCAGGATCATCTTCAAATTCCTCTTTTCGTCGAGCTTAACGCATCAGTGAGTTTAAACATTGTCAAAATGCTCCATCCTCGACAATTTTGGAATTACATGGTCCATGGGAAGGGAGCCTTGGCCACATCTGGGATTGAAGGAATCGCTACACTCActaagaaaagagaagatggCAAACCTTCGAAGCCTTACGGAATGCTGATCCTCTTTAACATGGGATCAATCAACGCGGACGTCTACACGTCAGTGGCCAACATCAAGAAAGAG GCTTTCCATCGATGGTTTCCCAAAAGTAGTAGCTTGTCTCAAGAAGGTTTCGTTCTTATTTCTATCTGCCTGCACCCACGCTCACGAGGTCACATAAGAATAACATCACCTGATCCGATGCAACCACCTGAAATCGATCCTGCGTACTTGAGCAACGACTACGATGTACAATGCAGCATCGACA CCATCAAAGAAGGTGTAGAGCTTTTAAATACCGATTCCTTCCGCGCATTGGGAGCTCGAGTACATTGGCCGACTTTTCCTGAATGTGGAAGCAAGCAAGGGATTGATAATCAACGTTACCTGGAATGTTTAGTACGGATGGCTGCTTTAACTATGTACCATCCAGCTGGAACGGCTACTATGGGACACAAGGACAACCCAGATGCAGTGGTTGATCCTGAGCTCAG GGTACGAGGAGTAAACGGTTTGAGAGTTGTCGATGCTAGCGTGCTTCCTCGTCTACCATCCGGACCGCCGAACTCCGTTTTGGTCGCCATGGCAGAAAGGGCAGCAGATTTCATTATAAATAAACATTAA
- the LOC130697798 gene encoding neither inactivation nor afterpotential protein G-like isoform X1, protein MKLSWKQGLSVWAATTSCLLLAVWLRYYLTDNGFIKEPNQTYDYIVVGAGTSGCVLAAKLAASDSKILVIEAGGEPPWYSWIPIVAPILQGSEQYDWRFRTVPQKFAAGALHGNQAFWPQGKMVGGSGQMNFLIHATGSPSDYDSWKVPGWDSHTMKKALDRLTCWTKGIVKPFVARPSFLLDGESEMCSAPVLADIENSTSCSENAQHFQCPSAAVKLQRVNATEKPLLKAFLDAGRACGHSVSEMDRWSDTGSFMASHNTIEGKAGQRWSTYQSHLMPAMKHYSNLHVLTKSSVTKLVWRRNKVIGIQYLDADGRIKHVKAGKEVLLSAGTIKTTQILQQSGIGPPHVLEPLDIPMKAELPVGENLQDHLQIPLFVELNASVSLNIVKMLHPRQFWNYMVHGKGALATSGIEGIATLTKKREDGKPSKPYGMLILFNMGSINADVYTSVANIKKEAFHRWFPKSSSLSQEGFVLISICLHPRSRGHIRITSPDPMQPPEIDPAYLSNDYDVQCSIDTIKEGVELLNTDSFRALGARVHWPTFPECGSKQGIDNQRYLECLVRMAALTMYHPAGTATMGHKDNPDAVVDPELRVRGVNGLRVVDASVLPRLPSGPPNSVLVAMAERAADFIINKH, encoded by the exons ATGAAACTGTCTTGGAAGcaag gaTTGAGTGTTTGGGCAGCCACGACTTCCTGTCTGCTTTTAGCTGTATGGCTCCGTTACTACCTGACGGATAATGGTTTCATTAAGGAACCCAATCAGACGTACGATTACATCGTTGTCGGTGCTGGAACGTCAGGCTGCGTACTGGCCGCTAAACTGGCGGCATCAGACAGCAAAATCCTAGTGATAGAAGCGGGTGGCGAACCGCCATGGTACAGTTGGATCCCTATCGTTGCACCCATTCTTCAAGGCTCCGAACAGTACGACTGGAGATTCCGCACCGTTCCACAGAAATTCGCAGCTGGAGCGCTCCACGGCAAT CAAGCCTTCTGGCCGCAAGGTAAAATG GTTGGTGGTAGTGGCCAAATGAATTTTCTAATTCACGCTACGGGATCGCCCTCTGATTATGACTCGTGGAAAGTTCCTGGTTGGGATTCACATACAATGAAAAAAGCATTGGACAGACTGACATGTTGGACAAAGGGCATTGTAAAACCTTTCGTTGCACGTCCTTCGTTTCTATTAGATGGTGAATCCGAAATGTGCAGTGCTCCCGTATTGGCTG atatAGAAAATTCAACATCTTGCAGCGAAAACGCCCAGCATTTTCAGTGCCCCTCAGCGGCCGTTAAATTGCAACGTGTTAACGCCACTGAAAAACCACTTCTCAAGGCTTTCTTAGACGCTGGACGAGCCTGTGGCCATTCAGTGTCCGAAATGGATCGATGGAGTGATACTGGATCTTTCATGGCTTCTCATAACACTATAGAAGGAAAGGCAGGCCAGCGTTGGAGTACGTACCAGAGCCACTTGATGCCAGCCATGAAGCACTACAGTAATTTGCACGTCTTGACAAAGTCTTCTGTTACCAAACTTGTTTGGAGGCGAAATAAGGTTATTGGGATTCAATATCTGGACGCTGATGGGCGGATCAAGCATGTTAAAGCAGGCAAAGAGGTCCTTCTCTCAGCTGGAACCATTAAAACCACTCAGATACTTCAACAGTCCGGCATCGGACCACCACACGTACTGGAACCCTTAGAC ATACCTATGAAAGCTGAGCTTCCAGTAGGAGAAAATCTTCAGGATCATCTTCAAATTCCTCTTTTCGTCGAGCTTAACGCATCAGTGAGTTTAAACATTGTCAAAATGCTCCATCCTCGACAATTTTGGAATTACATGGTCCATGGGAAGGGAGCCTTGGCCACATCTGGGATTGAAGGAATCGCTACACTCActaagaaaagagaagatggCAAACCTTCGAAGCCTTACGGAATGCTGATCCTCTTTAACATGGGATCAATCAACGCGGACGTCTACACGTCAGTGGCCAACATCAAGAAAGAG GCTTTCCATCGATGGTTTCCCAAAAGTAGTAGCTTGTCTCAAGAAGGTTTCGTTCTTATTTCTATCTGCCTGCACCCACGCTCACGAGGTCACATAAGAATAACATCACCTGATCCGATGCAACCACCTGAAATCGATCCTGCGTACTTGAGCAACGACTACGATGTACAATGCAGCATCGACA CCATCAAAGAAGGTGTAGAGCTTTTAAATACCGATTCCTTCCGCGCATTGGGAGCTCGAGTACATTGGCCGACTTTTCCTGAATGTGGAAGCAAGCAAGGGATTGATAATCAACGTTACCTGGAATGTTTAGTACGGATGGCTGCTTTAACTATGTACCATCCAGCTGGAACGGCTACTATGGGACACAAGGACAACCCAGATGCAGTGGTTGATCCTGAGCTCAG GGTACGAGGAGTAAACGGTTTGAGAGTTGTCGATGCTAGCGTGCTTCCTCGTCTACCATCCGGACCGCCGAACTCCGTTTTGGTCGCCATGGCAGAAAGGGCAGCAGATTTCATTATAAATAAACATTAA
- the LOC130697827 gene encoding phospholipid phosphatase 5-like isoform X1, giving the protein MKNSAFRKKFMKHQQLWIEVVVRICLVVTFVLMEKLQPFERKIHPDELWLYKYPLTESYVPSRMLWPLVVFAPLIVIFIMYFFRREVLDVTQSLLSFTLALGINGLVTDIIKLTVGRPRPDFFWRCFPDGHANPAMLCTGDQAVITEGRKSFPSGHSSFSFASLGFISLYMAGKLGVFNEKGRGQSLRFLVSLLPLLIALTVALSRTCDYHHHWQDVLCGSLLGLLIAYFCYRQHYPSLYSPDADIPLVVSNPMLDTSNASSVLPFKTV; this is encoded by the exons ATGAAGAACTCGGCATTCCGGAAGAAATTCATGAAGCATCAGCAACTATGGATTGAGGTTGTTGTCAGAATTTGTTTGGTTGTGACGTTTGT GTTGATGGAAAAACTCCAACCGTTTGAAAGGAAAATACACCCCGACGAACTATGGCTGTACAAGTACCCACTGACTGAAAGCTATGTTCCATCTAGGATGTTATGG CCGCTCGTTGTGTTTGCCCCCTTAATTGTGATATTCATTATGTACTTCTTTCGAAGAGAAGTATTGGATGTGACACAATCACTGCTATCATTCACACTTGCTTTAGGAATTAATGGACTAGTCACAGATATTATCAAATTAACTGTTG GTAGACCTCGTCCAGATTTTTTCTGGCGTTGCTTTCCAGATGGTCATGCCAATCCTGCCATGCTGTGTACTGGAGACCAAGCTGTAATAacagaaggaagaaaaagctTCCCCAGTGGGCATTCCTCAt TTTCCTTTGCCAGCTTGGGTTTCATCAGCCTGTACATGGCCGGTAAATTGGGCGTGTTCAACGAGAAGGGACGTGGCCAAAGTCTCCGTTTTCTTGTATCACTTTTACCATTGCTGATAGCCTTGACCGTCGCTTTGAGTAGGACATGTGACTATCATCACCATTGGCAAG ATGTGCTTTGTGGCTCCTTATTGGGATTGTTAATAGCTTACTTTTGCTATCGACAACATTATCCCTCCCTCTATTCACCTGACGCTGACATCCCACTAGTGGTATCCAATCCCATGTTGGACACTTCCAACGCTTCCAGTGTACTGCCATTTAAAACCGTCTGA
- the LOC130697827 gene encoding phospholipid phosphatase 5-like isoform X2 → MEKLQPFERKIHPDELWLYKYPLTESYVPSRMLWPLVVFAPLIVIFIMYFFRREVLDVTQSLLSFTLALGINGLVTDIIKLTVGRPRPDFFWRCFPDGHANPAMLCTGDQAVITEGRKSFPSGHSSFSFASLGFISLYMAGKLGVFNEKGRGQSLRFLVSLLPLLIALTVALSRTCDYHHHWQDVLCGSLLGLLIAYFCYRQHYPSLYSPDADIPLVVSNPMLDTSNASSVLPFKTV, encoded by the exons ATGGAAAAACTCCAACCGTTTGAAAGGAAAATACACCCCGACGAACTATGGCTGTACAAGTACCCACTGACTGAAAGCTATGTTCCATCTAGGATGTTATGG CCGCTCGTTGTGTTTGCCCCCTTAATTGTGATATTCATTATGTACTTCTTTCGAAGAGAAGTATTGGATGTGACACAATCACTGCTATCATTCACACTTGCTTTAGGAATTAATGGACTAGTCACAGATATTATCAAATTAACTGTTG GTAGACCTCGTCCAGATTTTTTCTGGCGTTGCTTTCCAGATGGTCATGCCAATCCTGCCATGCTGTGTACTGGAGACCAAGCTGTAATAacagaaggaagaaaaagctTCCCCAGTGGGCATTCCTCAt TTTCCTTTGCCAGCTTGGGTTTCATCAGCCTGTACATGGCCGGTAAATTGGGCGTGTTCAACGAGAAGGGACGTGGCCAAAGTCTCCGTTTTCTTGTATCACTTTTACCATTGCTGATAGCCTTGACCGTCGCTTTGAGTAGGACATGTGACTATCATCACCATTGGCAAG ATGTGCTTTGTGGCTCCTTATTGGGATTGTTAATAGCTTACTTTTGCTATCGACAACATTATCCCTCCCTCTATTCACCTGACGCTGACATCCCACTAGTGGTATCCAATCCCATGTTGGACACTTCCAACGCTTCCAGTGTACTGCCATTTAAAACCGTCTGA
- the LOC130697803 gene encoding G-protein coupled receptor 83-like — protein MTGITTEDLVLRLRELLLQEHHKQQASYPLETTVATGSHSTSDLWKTAAATAATAVTSAMNGSDFQMASRSPPTSSGHTNSSISQAILNILQGIRPRQQLDWVTDEHGPSVWSSANWTFPDLDLTSFMEADLDGLGGGSGGSDLSYHRSVGLKTAIIATAYALVMAISLFGNLLVCYVVFRHRRLQRSITYTFLVNVALSDLLMTCLNIPFSVSRVLLDHWPFGQFLCSLVPFIQVMSVYVSSLTMAAIAVDRYRVILTPLKRRLRPPHGLIIMAILWILASMAALPYALYSEVVPIFTYRPLRRCQARFPTPALEFRRYLTLITFATQYVIPLGISGLAYGAIVRRLWMRSFVGAVTDNQRIRQDRAKRKTIQMLLVVISLFALCWLPLNVYHLVSDVGASESATRHNSTAFLICHWLAMSSVCYNPFVYCWLNANFRDAVQTCGRLCMRSVWFRRTRKQQPSINMHNTTAVLHRQHQESTSNTITGLIITTTPARPQTLVDSVQLIDQLQLLVPEKPPQLTINDETSLV, from the exons ATGACTGGTATCACGACGGAAGATTTGGTGCTGCGTCTGCGTGAACTCTTACTACAAGAGCATCACAAGCAGCAGGCGAGTTACCCGTTGGAAACGACAGTTGCAACCGGATCTCATTCGACGTCTGATCTATGGAAAACGGCGGCCGCAACAGCCGCAACGGCCGTCACTTCCGCGATGAACGGTAGCGATTTTCAGATGGCTAGCCGATCACCGCCTACATCATCAGGACAcaccaacagcagcatcaGTCAGGCTATTCTCAATATCCTCCAAGGTATCCGCCCACGTCAG CAATTGGATTGGGTGACGGATGAGCACGGCCCCTCTGTGTGGAGCTCGGCCAACTGGACGTTTCCAGACTTGGACTTGACATCGTTTATGGAGGCGGACTTGGATGGACTGGGCGGCGGTAGCGGCGGCTCCGACTTGTCCTACCATCGTAGCGTTGGTTTAAAAACTGCCATCATCGCCACAGCCTACGCCTTGGTGATGGCAATTTCCCTTTTCGGCAACCTACTCGTGTGCTATGTCGTCTTCCGACATCGACGACTCCAACGAAGTATTACTTACACATTCCTGGTGAATGTGGCACTATCCGACCTCCTCATGACATGTCTCAACATACCATTCAGCGTGTCACGAGTCTTACTCGATCATTGGCCGTTCGGCCAATTCCTCTGCTCGTTGGTGCCCTTCATTCAAGTCATGAGCGTCTACGTTTCATCGCTGACGATGGCCGCCATCGCCGTCGACCGCTATCGGGTCATTTTGACGCCCTTGAAACGTCGGCTCCGACCTCCGCACGGGCTCATTATCATGGCCATCCTGTGGATCCTGGCCTCTATGGCCGCGCTACCTTACGCTCTCTACAGCGAGGTCGTGCCCATCTTCACATACAG GCCTCTGAGACGATGCCAAGCGAGGTTTCCAACTCCGGCACTGGAATTCCGGCGATATTTGACATTGATCACCTTCGCCACTCAGTACGTCATCCCATTAGGCATTTCCGGCCTGGCCTACGGAGCTATCGTCCGAAGA TTGTGGATGAGATCATTCGTAGGTGCCGTAACCGATAATCAGCGGATACGACAAGATCGCGCCAAACGTAAAACAATTCAAATG TTACTAGTGGTCATATCATTGTTCGCCCTCTGCTGGTTGCCATTGAATGTTTATCATTTGGTGAGCGACGTTGGGGCGTCCGAATCGGCCACACGCCATAACTCGACGGCCTTTTTGATTTGTCATTGGCTGGCAATGTCGTCCGTTTGCTACAACCCGTTTGTCTATTGTTGGCTCAATGCCAATTTTCGCGACGCCGTCCAAACGTGCGGCAGGTTATGCATGCGCAGCGTCTGGTTCCGACGGACTCGCAAGCAGCAGCCCAGTATTAATATGCACAATACGACAGCTGTACTCCACCGACAACATCAAG AGTCTACGTCTAACACTATTACGGGTCTCATCATCACCACTACGCCAGCCAGGCCGCAGACTTTGGTCGATTCTGTCCAGCTGATTGATCAACTCCAACTACTCGTCCCGGAGAAGCCGCCTCAGCTGACCATCAACGACGAGACTTCCCTGGTGTaa